In Schizosaccharomyces osmophilus chromosome 1, complete sequence, the genomic window CTTTATACCAGAATTGTCTACCCTCGTCTCTTGTAGAAAACGTCCAGGAAAGACTTCCAactcttcctttttattttgcaCGCGCAATCCACCTATGGTGCTAAAATTCAGTAGATGGTTAACATAGAAAAGGTAAAGGTCAACCAGAAAAAGCTAAGGATTTAAATGGCACTTCGACTCTTGTTTTGACTTTGAGTGCTCCTtatagaattttttttttctttccctcCTTCgtatttatatttatcCGGATTTATTGCTGCAAATATATTGCAGCCTTCAGTAGCGGTGTTTTGCACTTGAAGACAATGGTGGTAGTATGAAAAGCTCAACCTCAGAAGCATTCCTCTTACAGTGTCAAAAACTTGTAAATAACAAGCATATTTTGTGCGAATCCTTGATATTTTATCTAAAATTGCCTTCTTTTAGTGTATTTTTACTTATTCTGGAAATTCTGGCTTTGTTACAATAGACACACATGGTCCTATAAACAGTTTGTTGAAAGACTAAAAAAAACTACTTCATTGTTTGTTATATTTTAGATTCTTCTACCGATTCACCTCGTTGCTGAATAATAGCACTATGTCTGGCTCTTTTTCACAGTTGCTTTTATGCATGGTTGGCATTTATGGATCCTTCCTTTCATGGGCCGTCATGCAAGAGAAGATTATCACTCGAACCTATGATGGAGAGAGATTTCGTTGTCCTGTATTGCTTACGCTAGCCCAGGCTATGACAACGGTTTTATGTGGATTTGTCTGGAATTGGTTACATGGAGTACGAACAAAAGGCTTGGCCGAACCCAAATTCCTTGGCTACTTTGCTGGCATTGCTCTTTCCTCAAGCTTAAGCTCTTACTTTGGATACGCCAGTATGTTTCATTTGTCATACCCAACGGTGATTCTTGGGAAATCATGTAAGCTCTTGCCCGTCATAGCCCttcatgtttttctttacaaacGCAGGTTCCCTCCTCACAAATACCTAATTGTCTCAATGATTACCTCTGGAGTCACTGTATTCAGTTACTTTCAGAGCGCTGGCTCGAAAAGTAAGCATGCTGAGAATGACAGTTTATTGGGCTTGgttctcttgttttttaatttactTATGGACGGGATTACAAACACCACCCAAGACAGAGTCTTTGGTAAATACAAGCTTTCAAGCACTAGTATGATGATTGCTGTCAATTTGGGCATTGCCTGCATGAATGCACTATACTTTTTATCGCCTTTTTCGAATCAACGGGAAGCTTTGGCATTTTTACAAGCTCATCCTTCCATAATTCGTGACATTGTAATGTTTGCGATTACTGGATCTGTCGGTCAGTTATTTATATTCTATACtttagaaaaatttggtAGCATTACATTAGTGACGATTACTTTGACACgaaaaatttttacaaTGCTTCTTAGTATTGTTTATTTCCATCATCCTGTTTCTTTGCTTCAATGGGTTGGCATCGCACTCGTATTTCTAGGAATCTCAACGGAAGCTTCCTTGAAGATTACCACTAAAAccaattcaaaagaacagaaagcaaaatagaCATTCTAGtttctatatttatttatatcaTCCTtaattataaataatacTTGAATTCATTTCGTCAAGACTTGTACATTAATCATTGTGAAGCTCCAGTCCGTAAAATTAAGAGTACATGTAAGTATCGATAGACTTTACTAACGAATTCGGCGGCATCCTCGTCCAATGCCATTTCCAATTCTTCCGCAAGAGATCTCGCGTCTTTATGCTGCCGTACATGTTCTACCGTGAAGGTAATTAAGGAGTCTTCTTGAATTCCAATGTATTCAATGATCTTTTTAGTAACGAACTTGTGCATTTCATCCACAAGGAGATCCTAAATAACTGTTAATAACCGTCccctctttcttttccatttatAACCTACCTCTGTAACTTTACTCCAATCGACAGGACAAGACCAAAGAGCTTCCCTTTCAGCGGGAATCTTTTCAATCATTGTGCGGAGTCTTTCTGCTCTTTcagcttcattttcttccagCATAGGTCGATCAGCACCATGCTGTTCGGTTTGCTCATCtacatcttcttcttccaacaaCATTCGTTCAGGAAGACCAATCTCACGTTTAGTTGGCTGAGTAGCGGCTTTACTTTGCAATCTCATCTTGAATCCTCCTTGCTCTGGCATTTCGCTGCTTACAGCAATAGTACCAGGCGCTGGTTGCTCCCCTTCACCGGTTGTTTCACGGCCAGCTTGAGCTTCGTCCTCTTGTCGGTCAGCTGCGTCagcatcttcttctctAGCTTTAGCAACAGCTCTATGACGAATCCATGCTGCACGGTCAACAAAATATTCATCATGAGAAATTCTTGCCTCTTCATCGTCGTCAAAAGACGCAAGTTTTTCAGACATGTAGGCTTTCGAAGAGGTGAAAGCTATTCTATCTTCCCGTTCCCTTGCGGCTTCTCGTTCCAAAGCTGCACCTCTAGCTTTCTCGCGATTTAACCAACGACGTTCTCTAGCGTAGTAAGCATCCATTTCAAGATCTTCCTTCTTGCCCATTTCTTTGGCAtatatttcttcatcaggCATTGTTTCAGGGATGCCGGATTCTAATTTTAAAAAGGTTTCAACGGCGGATCGAGGAAGGCGAGAAACCCGATGCCTAGATAATAACTCTTGAagctcttcatttttcttacGGAACTCTCTTCTTTCCTGTTGCTTAAACTCCCGATGCAACCTTGCATACTCATCTCTTGCTCGCTGTTTTTCACGTTTTCGCAAAGCTGAACGATCGCGGAAGGAGCGAATTTCTTCCTCTATGACAGGAAGAAGCTCTGGATTAATCCCTTCTAAATCAGCAGAATTGATTGGAATTTCAAGTTTACGGCTCTCGTCGAGAGACTTTTCGGATTTTTCTCGGGCCTGCCGAGCAGCATTCTCAATCCGAGTACGTACCTCTTTGTTACCAATATCCTGACTGATTCTCTCCAAATTTGCGTGAATTTGTTGAAGACTAaggctttctttttgtctatttttataacgattttgtttccattcCTGATATAATGGTTCATTTTCTGCTTCCGTAAGAATGGTAAATTTGGTAGAGGgctttccttcttccagAGAAGGAAGGACAAAATCTTGCAAAGCTTCCAATGCTCTGCTAAATTGCTCACTGGACTCGAACTCGGCAAATCCATAAGAAGCCTGTTCTCCTTCAGCATCCAAAACACGACGCCAGCAAGCCAGCTTGCCGGACAACCGCAAAATTTTATCAATCCAAAAATCATTTAAGCTGCTTGGAATGTCACCCAAGACGAGCGTCCTACGAAGTTGTTGGGTATTTGGAGGAACGAAAGGGCGTGATTCCTTTTGTGTATTAGCTTTCTCATTCACAGACGTAGATGgattccttttctcttcctGGTCAATGGTTTTATGATTCTTCTGCACTCCCTGCTggtcttcttttccaacaTATGTGCCACCGGtttcttctgctttttttggtaatcGACCGAAGTTCAGCACCGGCTGAGAAAAGTCAAATGGGGTAGTAGCGTCTGGTGTAGCAGCTGCAAATATAGAATTCTTCGATCCATATAGTTTACTATATGTGCCTTGAAACCCAGCTGGCAAGGGCGCAAATACGGGTTGGGCAGGAATCGCGTATGGCATGCCATTACTCATAGTAGGGACCTGTTGCCCTGAAGGTAACGCAACAGAAGCTATATTTTATTAgttaacaaaagaaaaaaacccacttttatttcaattcttACGTTGATTCTGCCTCTGCATGATATTGGAGAAGAGTCAAGTTGTTACGCGTTTGTCAACAAAAAGTGCTCACTACTTCGCGTTGGTATTCTCAATCAAGTTTAGGCCTCATTTATAGCACGCGTCAAAGTTAATTTAAGTCAATATACCGTAGTACGCAATGTAATATTACGGTTTGTAACGAGGGTGTATTTTGTATTCTAAGGGCCTTCCTTCACCGTTTGCACTCAACGAGAGTTCTACCgtataaaatgaaatggtCGGGCTTTTTAATGGATTCTGTGAGCGGTCGCACGCGTTTTGCATACAATGAAAGGGAATTCAAGAGACAACAAGGTACGGGGATTGTTTTCGCTGGAATTGCTTCCCTATATGGGAATAAGCTGTTACTATCGGGTTATGAGGAATTTCACTGACAAATGTTTTGCAGAGGATGCTGAGAAATTACAAATGAGTCTGAACCGAATGGTTCCTGCtgcagaaacaaaagatttaGGCGCATGCGTCACGGTAGGAAACAGTCTTACCAAGGCTTTTCGTCAGGTGGATCGTATTTGTATGAGAAATAATGTTCCCCGtcaattcaaaaatcaaCGGTTTCATGAAAAACCTAGTGAAAAGCGTTCACGTCTTCGCTCAGAAGCCCATCGAGCAAAGTTTCGTGCCGGTATTATACGACTTGTTAGTTTAGCAAAGAATATGAGACGCTGGGGATATTGagaaaaaagcttttaaaaataaacttgCATGCTAGCTGACTTTCTGAATAATGCGGTCGTTACTTGCTAACACTTACatttttgattgattttCGGTACACAATGTCTTTCAAATCAGATGCTACTTCCATTAATCTTTTGATGCCTCCCCTCTTACATTCCAATATGTACATACTTTACGGGTTCCATTTGGAGTTTTGCAGTGGAACATATATGAACAGTTCTGGGTTCGCTAGGTTTTTGTTCAACCTGAACGCTTCGAAGCTAAATTGCCTACCTTTCAAGTAccaagtaaacaaaaatgaaaacatcgCTTGCATAATAGCTTGAAAGCTTATGTTAGTACTTAAAAGTGTTCTCTTCGTAATGATAGataattttcaattcaaaaagtGAATTGAATGAGCGTGTTCAAAAATCCAGAAATTCgctaaaaaataattaagaACCTATAAATAAACTGTTCAATAAATTGATTGCACTTACTTTTcatacttttattttataagCGATGTATGTATTTCGCAAGGTTACTGTATTTGTCACTTTCGATTGTGTTACCCACCAAGTATATCAGCATCAAAACATAATAACCTCTCTTAAACACAACAACATAACCGCTGCTGAGCGGTAATATCGGAATTCATCgaattgaaaaggaaattttgaTGCAATTGCTTATGCTCAAACAATCGAGATGTTTGGTAGACTTTTAATTCTTGGGATTCTGTTCCACCTTGTTTACTTGAAGTCCATCTTTGACATCTACTTTGTGACGCCTCTGGCTCATGGAATGGGACAGTATGAAGCTGGACAACCACCTGCGAACCGTCTTTTTCTGGTTGTTGGTATGTAGAGAGACCCTTAGACTAGCTTCGCATAGCGACTTAGGCGTGATACCTTTGCCTCGCTTTCTGTTGAAGCAGTGTTTCTGCTCTAATCTGAATTCTTATTGTGATATTTTTACTTACTAATTCTCTCATTTAGGTGATGGATTGCGTCCAGACAAACTTTTTCAACCTCACCCTGAAAGCATCGTTGGAAAGGGTCAGACGTACGCTGCACCATTCTTAAGGTCTATCGTTTTAGAAAATGGTACCTTCGGAATCTCACATACGAGAGTTCCGACGGAATCTCGCCCTGGTCATGTTGCTTTGATTGCTGGATTTTATGAGGATGTGTCTGCTGTTACCAAGGGCTGGAAGACGAATCCTGTAAACTTTGATTCTGTGTTTAATCAAAGTCGTCATACGTTTTCCTTTGGTTCGGAAGATATCCTTCCTATGTTCTCTGAGGGAGCTTCCGATCCTGCTCGTGTAGATACCTTTATGTATGGTCCTGAACTCGAGGATTTTTCCGGTAGTGGAATTGTGACAGATGAGTGGGTATTTGATAAAGTCGACAAGCTTTTCGAGGATTCTTATACTGATCGTAAGCTATGGGACTTACTCCATCAGGATAAaatcgttttctttttgcatcTTTTGGGAATTGATACCATTGGACACAATAAACATCCAGATTCAATTGATTATATGCAAAATATCCAATACATCGATCAAGGAATAAAGGAACTCGTTGGAAAAGTTAATCGCTACTACGAGGACGACGGCGCATCTTCTTGGGTTTTCACAGCCGATCACGGGATGAGTGACTATGGAAGCCACGGAGACGGTGCTCCGGAGAATACCCGGACGCCAATCGTTGCTTGGGGTGCTGGTCTTAACAGTCCAACCTATGAGAAAGGCGTAGGCCATGATGAATTTTCTGCCCCATGGAATTTGTCAAGTGTAAAGCGCGTAGATATTCGGCAAGCTGATGTTGCTGCACTCATGTCGTACTTAATTGGTGCTAATTTTCCTGTGAATTCTGTGGGCCAGATTCCGttagattttttaaattgcAGTATGAAGAGAAAAGCtgaaatttctttaatgaATGCTCTAGCAATCGGTGAACAGTATAATCGTAAGGCTTTCCTCAAGGCTAATAGCAGTTTCCATTTCCGACCCTACGCTCCTTTAAAAGCTTATGAGGCCTCGAAACAGCATATTTTAAATCTTGTGGAAAACCACattcaagaaaataacTTTAAGGAAGGAATTCTTGCCAGCATAGAATTTTCAGAAAGCGCTCTGCAGGGTCTAAGATATCTTCAACGGTACGATTGGTTTCTGTTACGATCGATAGTACTTCTTGGCTATCTTTCTTGGATTACCTATGTGAtatcctttgtttttagtAACAACACGCATCCTGAAatgaaacagaaaaacTGTATATCTGTTTTCCAGAGAGTTATATTTAACTTGCCACTGCTAATTGTATCTTCGTTCTTCTATCATCAATCAAGCCCATCCTTCTATTACGCGTATGCGGCATTCCCGACTGTCTTTATCCAATTAATATATTCCGACTTTCCTAATGTCAAGATGGGTTACAGAAAACTTATAGAAGACGAGAAGATAAGCAATGGATTCTCTGTGTACAATATTGTATCCATTGCTTTGTATATCTTCGGTTTGCTGCAATTCGTTGTATACAGTTATTTCCACCGTGAAGGGTTCTCGGTATTTTTGATCATCTTTGCCGCTTGGCCTTGGTTTCTTCATACCGACTTTGCTTTACTCCATAAATCTTTGGTTAACACATGGTCCTTGTTGAACATCTCGTTGTGctcttttactttattaCCGGCAACTAAAAAGGAATCACTGCCATTAATTTGCTTGGGGGGTTTGGCAATGATTACCGTGGGCGGTTCATATATTGTCTATCGGAAACGACAAATTTATCAAATGAACTCGACTGTGAAGAATTCTCACCTTGCATCTCAAATTTTGATTCTAATTATGTCATTCGTCGTGACATTAAAGTTGACAGATTCTTTGCAGAAAAATGTGCCCATCTCGCCATGGCTAAGAACGTTCGCTTCCTTCTTGCTGATTTCTTCGTATATTGTACCCCTCTTGAAAATACCAGGATGCAATCATTACTATTTAGACCGTTTAGCAGTGCTGTTTTTGATGTTTGCTCCAACAATGTGTATGTTGTCGATATCATTTGAATCCTTGTTTTACGtggcttttttcttgacaCTTGGACTATGGACACAGTTGGAAGCGAAGCTTCAAGAACATATGAAGCTGAGCATGGACAGCAGTGGTAGAAGGCTCAAATGCAAGCTTGGCTTAACTGTTTCTCACTTTAGAGTGTCCCTAtttttttacatatttTTAAACATTGCCTTTTTCGGAACCGGCAATATAGCATCGTTATCCTCATTTGCCCTTGATTCTGTCAAGAGATTGATTCCCGTCTTTAATCCAGTAAGTACTAGTTTACAAACTTGTTTATGTATGATATTCTAACTTATTAACAGGTGGCTCAAACTGCTCTGTTACTTTATACAATCATTATCCCTTTCGTCGCCCTGTCTGCCGCCTTTGGAATTATGAACAAGAGATTAGGAGGGATTCAGCAaattacctttttcttggCGATCGGTATGGCAGACTTCGTTACTATCAACTTCTTCTATCTTGTGAAAGACGAAGGTTCATGGCAAGACGTAAGTGTTTATTTCACTTTGAAACAGAATACTAACTGTTTGTTTAGATTGGCATAAGTATAAGTCACTTCTGCATTAGTAAtttgttgattttgttcattaTTATTTTAGAGCGTGCAGGTGCTATACTTTCAGCGAAAGTTTCATACCATTGTTacgaaaaaatcaaagctaactgatgaaaaaaacacggttatttatatttattattcgAAGCTGAATATAATGATAGTTTAATCAGATACTGAAAAGGATAAATATGGGTGATTATGATTGTAAAAACGAATAATGAactaaaaaagaacgaaagtgTAGGAATTAAAACGagagcaaagaaaaaaaataaagaaggaTTACATGTAAGTTATTCGATCATGTTTGGGACGTTTCCAAAGCGAGACCTCCATGCAAGAAATCCGCCATGGAGTATATAGATAGAAGGTAACTTTTGGaaggattcttctttttcaactGAGGataattcctttttagaCCATAGATTTTGAGCTTTAGAACGCAAAGTCTCGTAAAGGATTCTGGCAGCTTTTGGTCCACGCATTTGAGAGTATGTGCAATGGACAACAATATCCTTTTGCTGTAAAAGTTGCTCAACATACTCATCTACTAAAGCGAGAAACTGTTCGGATGGAATATTAATGCATCCAGGAATATGGCCTCCTTCAAAATCATCATCACGAACATCAATTACTGAGATTTTATCCTGACCTCCTGCTAGAAGATCTTTTAGACTCTCTGCAGAAATGTAATTCAAAGAGCTCATCCTTGCTATAATTTGCAAtgcaaatcaaaaattgtCAGTAGTGGGAAAGAGTTATTGAAttttaagaaagaaaaatacagGTAACgatgttttttgttttgaatacGATATGGCCTTTAAGATGATTTTTTGTAAGTAGGGAAGAAATTTCGGTTTTTACGAAATATGcagcctttttttttacttggATTCATTATATATTAATTAtgattaaataaattattttttatgttcTTGTCTGTTGCcttaaagaaattaaaggaccataaacaaataaacaaagcgAGGAAGCAAATGCGTACGGGTCGATGGAGAAtggagaaaaagaaattcaactGAAATTAAGAGAGCTCATAAACACAAAACTTAAATCCTTGCTTGTATAGAAGTGGTCTCATAAACGTAAACGATAGGAACAAAAGAACGTAACAAGTGGTGAAACTgaagaataataaaaattatttggATGAAGGATAATGatcaaaaccaaaaaaaagtaataaatgaagaaaggGACTGGTTACACATAGGAAGAATGCTTCGTATATAGAGTACCAATTTCGAGCATTGCCCATACATGGTACTCATGAAGGAACATTTCGAGACTGTATAAAGAGCCGCTTCTCCAAGTCAGTTTCCGATAACTTTGACTGGGAAGTTATTGTTCGACTTAGGGTTCTTCTTAGCTTGCCTTTACGGTGAGGCTTGCTCAAAGTACGCCGAATGAATTTCCATGATTCTgcaaagatgaagaaaaggataaCTGCAACAGCAACAACTCCCCATTCCCATCCAATTGATTTATGCTTGAATACATCGCTGTTTATAACAGGAATATAAATCGTAGGAAACACTGATGCAAAGGCCAAGGCAATGGCCCATACGAGAAACCTGTTTTCAACCAGTTTCCTGAAAAAATAGCCAAAGGTCCATTCTCTCCAGGAAATTCCATCAAGATTAAAAAATGAGTTGTCAAAGTTTTTGACTTCAAATCCCATTATCAGAACACAAAATGTTACTACACAAAAAACAGCAGATCTCGCACGAAACACTTCTCTGCAGCCGTCATGATAATAGGAATTGCAATCGTAGCCCAAATTTCCAGTTCCAAAAGCATATATGATCACTACCCAGGTCATCAGTGACATGACACCAATCAAAAGCCCATAGGCTATCATGTCGAAAATAAgactttttgtaaaaactCCTACTCTATTATCATGAGGAAGGCGCTCCATAATATCCGGTTGAGCTTTTTCCATACCAAGTCCCATCGAAGGAAAGGACGATGTAATCATATTACACCACAGAATTTCTACAGGAGACATTGGGAAAACCGACAAATGGTGGATATCACGAAAGGCAAGACCAACAACCAGAAGGATTACTTCGCCGACGTTGGATATTAAAAGATGCAAAACGAATTTCATGATATTGTCAAAAATTCTACGACCCTCCTCAATAGCATTTACTATTGACGAAAAGTTATCATCAGTCAGGACAATATCACTAGCGTCTTTAGCAACATCACTTCCGTTCAATCCCATCGCAATTCCTACGTCGGCTTGCTTTAACGAAGGAGAATCATTGACACCGTCGCCAGTCATAGCAACATAGGCTTTTCTTCGATGCAAGGAATGAATCATTTTTACTTTGGTTTGCGGTGCACATCTGGCAATGACCAAGCAGAGAGCTTTCATATTGTCTATTTCTTGATCAGATAGAGCATCAAATTGCGGGCCAGTCATAATCATCCACGACATGTTTGGGTCTTTATCTGAAATATACGGTGGAATAATACCCACTTCTTTGGCAATGGCCTTTGCCGTTTCAGGATGATCACCTGTAAGCATGTGTACACGAATGCCGGCACGATGACAGAGATTAACAGCCTCTTTGGATTCAGCACGAGGAGGATCATAAATTCCAACAAGTGAaacaaaatccaaatttgaTTCAACATCTTCTCTAGGAACCGCTTCCCATTCAGTTGAATAATGAATGGATTTTTTCGCCAAAGCTAAAACTCGAAGCCCTTGGGAAGCAAGCGTTTCCATTTGTGCCAATACAAGGTTTCGCCTTTCATGATCTAATGGATGTGCCGCAATGGTTTTACAACGTTCCAAAACTCTTTCAACAGCACCTTTGGCGTATACTTCTGGATTGCTTTCCTTCTCTTGCATTACAACCGACATACGTTTAAGTTCAGAATCAAAAGGGTATTCACGCAAGAGTTTGTGACTCTTTAAAAGCTCTTCTCTTCCATAATTAAAGcgtgaagaaaaaacgtGAAGAGCAATTTCAGTGGGTTCTCCCTTTGCGACCCAATTgccttctttgtttatactAACAGTAGATAAATTACAAAGCGAAGAAATTTTGAGAACTGGAT contains:
- the ibp1 gene encoding Cdc25 family phosphatase Ibp1; this translates as MSSLNYISAESLKDLLAGGQDKISVIDVRDDDFEGGHIPGCINIPSEQFLALVDEYVEQLLQQKDIVVHCTYSQMRGPKAARILYETLRSKAQNLWSKKELSSVEKEESFQKLPSIYILHGGFLAWRSRFGNVPNMIE
- the usp107 gene encoding U1 snRNP-associated protein Usp107, translating into MQRQNQPSVALPSGQQVPTMSNGMPYAIPAQPVFAPLPAGFQGTYSKLYGSKNSIFAAATPDATTPFDFSQPVLNFGRLPKKAEETGGTYVGKEDQQGVQKNHKTIDQEEKRNPSTSVNEKANTQKESRPFVPPNTQQLRRTLVLGDIPSSLNDFWIDKILRLSGKLACWRRVLDAEGEQASYGFAEFESSEQFSRALEALQDFVLPSLEEGKPSTKFTILTEAENEPLYQEWKQNRYKNRQKESLSLQQIHANLERISQDIGNKEVRTRIENAARQAREKSEKSLDESRKLEIPINSADLEGINPELLPVIEEEIRSFRDRSALRKREKQRARDEYARLHREFKQQERREFRKKNEELQELLSRHRVSRLPRSAVETFLKLESGIPETMPDEEIYAKEMGKKEDLEMDAYYARERRWLNREKARGAALEREAAREREDRIAFTSSKAYMSEKLASFDDDEEARISHDEYFVDRAAWIRHRAVAKAREEDADAADRQEDEAQAGRETTGEGEQPAPGTIAVSSEMPEQGGFKMRLQSKAATQPTKREIGLPERMLLEEEDVDEQTEQHGADRPMLEENEAERAERLRTMIEKIPAEREALWSCPVDWSKVTEDLLVDEMHKFVTKKIIEYIGIQEDSLITFTVEHVRQHKDARSLAEELEMALDEDAAEFVSKVYRYLHVLLILRTGASQ
- the its8 gene encoding pig-N → MFGRLLILGILFHLVYLKSIFDIYFVTPLAHGMGQYEAGQPPANRLFLVVGDGLRPDKLFQPHPESIVGKGQTYAAPFLRSIVLENGTFGISHTRVPTESRPGHVALIAGFYEDVSAVTKGWKTNPVNFDSVFNQSRHTFSFGSEDILPMFSEGASDPARVDTFMYGPELEDFSGSGIVTDEWVFDKVDKLFEDSYTDRKLWDLLHQDKIVFFLHLLGIDTIGHNKHPDSIDYMQNIQYIDQGIKELVGKVNRYYEDDGASSWVFTADHGMSDYGSHGDGAPENTRTPIVAWGAGLNSPTYEKGVGHDEFSAPWNLSSVKRVDIRQADVAALMSYLIGANFPVNSVGQIPLDFLNCSMKRKAEISLMNALAIGEQYNRKAFLKANSSFHFRPYAPLKAYEASKQHILNLVENHIQENNFKEGILASIEFSESALQGLRYLQRYDWFLLRSIVLLGYLSWITYVISFVFSNNTHPEMKQKNCISVFQRVIFNLPLLIVSSFFYHQSSPSFYYAYAAFPTVFIQLIYSDFPNVKMGYRKLIEDEKISNGFSVYNIVSIALYIFGLLQFVVYSYFHREGFSVFLIIFAAWPWFLHTDFALLHKSLVNTWSLLNISLCSFTLLPATKKESLPLICLGGLAMITVGGSYIVYRKRQIYQMNSTVKNSHLASQILILIMSFVVTLKLTDSLQKNVPISPWLRTFASFLLISSYIVPLLKIPGCNHYYLDRLAVLFLMFAPTMCMLSISFESLFYVAFFLTLGLWTQLEAKLQEHMKLSMDSSGRRLKCKLGLTVSHFRVSLFFYIFLNIAFFGTGNIASLSSFALDSVKRLIPVFNPVAQTALLLYTIIIPFVALSAAFGIMNKRLGGIQQITFFLAIGMADFVTINFFYLVKDEGSWQDIGISISHFCISNLLILFIIILERAGAILSAKVSYHCYEKIKAN
- the mrp21 gene encoding mitochondrial ribosomal protein subunit S21, producing the protein MKWSGFLMDSVSGRTRFAYNEREFKRQQEDAEKLQMSLNRMVPAAETKDLGACVTVGNSLTKAFRQVDRICMRNNVPRQFKNQRFHEKPSEKRSRLRSEAHRAKFRAGIIRLVSLAKNMRRWGY
- the hut1 gene encoding ER uridine diphosphate-glucose transmembrane transporter Hut1 translates to MSGSFSQLLLCMVGIYGSFLSWAVMQEKIITRTYDGERFRCPVLLTLAQAMTTVLCGFVWNWLHGVRTKGLAEPKFLGYFAGIALSSSLSSYFGYASMFHLSYPTVILGKSCKLLPVIALHVFLYKRRFPPHKYLIVSMITSGVTVFSYFQSAGSKSKHAENDSLLGLVLLFFNLLMDGITNTTQDRVFGKYKLSSTSMMIAVNLGIACMNALYFLSPFSNQREALAFLQAHPSIIRDIVMFAITGSVGQLFIFYTLEKFGSITLVTITLTRKIFTMLLSIVYFHHPVSLLQWVGIALVFLGISTEASLKITTKTNSKEQKAK
- the cta3 gene encoding P-type ATPase, potassium exporting Cta3, which produces MLKLKNPIHFSSIEDAEIQLQTSVQSGLPSQTAHERISEYGENRLQSDKGVSAWNIFFRQVLNAMCVVLILAAALSFGTTDWIEGGVISAIIVLNVVVGFVQEYKAEKTMDSLRSLASPMAHVIRDGKQETIESHMLAPGDIATLKTGDVVPADIRLVETINFETDEALLTGESLPVVKNARAVFDTSEEVPVGDRINLAYSSSVVTKGRATGICYATGMNTEIGGIAASLRQSHPIFSQKPDPSDENYKKNLKTYRFRVFLYYVKRILGLNVGTPLQQKLTVLAYVLFIIAIVLAIVVMAAHTFHVSNEVSIYAISLGISIIPESLIAVLSITMALGQKNMSARRVIVRKLEALEALGGVTDICSDKTGTITQGKMITRRVWIPSFGFLVVETSSPFDPTAGTVSTVHQPMETLANAKNQKLEEMKDLRAFKELDPVLKISSLCNLSTVSINKEGNWVAKGEPTEIALHVFSSRFNYGREELLKSHKLLREYPFDSELKRMSVVMQEKESNPEVYAKGAVERVLERCKTIAAHPLDHERRNLVLAQMETLASQGLRVLALAKKSIHYSTEWEAVPREDVESNLDFVSLVGIYDPPRAESKEAVNLCHRAGIRVHMLTGDHPETAKAIAKEVGIIPPYISDKDPNMSWMIMTGPQFDALSDQEIDNMKALCLVIARCAPQTKVKMIHSLHRRKAYVAMTGDGVNDSPSLKQADVGIAMGLNGSDVAKDASDIVLTDDNFSSIVNAIEEGRRIFDNIMKFVLHLLISNVGEVILLVVGLAFRDIHHLSVFPMSPVEILWCNMITSSFPSMGLGMEKAQPDIMERLPHDNRVGVFTKSLIFDMIAYGLLIGVMSLMTWVVIIYAFGTGNLGYDCNSYYHDGCREVFRARSAVFCVVTFCVLIMGFEVKNFDNSFFNLDGISWREWTFGYFFRKLVENRFLVWAIALAFASVFPTIYIPVINSDVFKHKSIGWEWGVVAVAVILFFIFAESWKFIRRTLSKPHRKGKLRRTLSRTITSQSKLSETDLEKRLFIQSRNVPS